In Candida orthopsilosis Co 90-125, chromosome 4 draft sequence, the genomic stretch AGACATCTTTGCATTATTTGTCATCTCAGGATCATACGTACGGAAAGGAGTGTAACTTATACTCCGAAACACACATTTTAACTTTTTGTAGAGCTAGGTAACTGCACCACTGGTGTTCCCACACAGTCCCCTGTCTATTACGTAGTGGTTGTTTTAATACAATATGCTATTACTAACTACTACAATAACACACAAAACTTGGTTACACATTATTTTTATCTAATCCTTTTTGACTATTGTAAAGAAACCTTGTTAAGTATTATCTATTGTGATTATTTTATGGGTTACAATAACCTTTTCATTTCAAAACTATGTCGTCATAGGTAAACATTGAGAAACAGAGGTAGAACAAAAGATAGTAGGAATCTTTAAGGTCAGAGGGGATTGGGTCATTAGAAGAGCAATTTAGCAATACAGCTGGTGAGGGGTGACAACAATGCGAAGTTGCGTCCATGATAAGCGCTCAAAcagaaaaattgatgatttcttttctggTAATTCGGCGGTTATTTAAATGAAGGATGTGAGATTTGTTGGTTTCACGTTTCTCAATTATACGAAACTGAATGTTTTTGCCTAATGCGTCACCTTATTATTTTCATAACGGATAAACAAGTTGTATGCTATGTATGTctcgtttctttttcgcCAGCAGTATCGtctaaaaataaatactGTTCTCTTGGCTTTTAATTCAATTCTACTTTGATCTAAATTCTTCCACCGGGCAGCCAACGTTAAAAAAGGGAGAGGAGTTGTATTTGAGACGGCTTGCtgtcatcaattgatatgGCGTCCCCTCTTGCTCCTTCACTTCGTGTCATTCGCAGAGCAAATATTACTAAATCCCAGTGATTCTAAGGATCGCGCGTAGTGTAGTCGAACACACACTCCTTTCTCTCCCTAGCTACACGTGTTGGCACAAAGCCTGCATAATATACAAACCATTTGTTGTAATTCTATTCTTGAGTTGTTGTGATTTctattgtttgatgatatcaACTTGCATGTGCTTTTGACTGTATTGTTTTTCTGTCGATACAACTACATATACGGCAGACTCAGTAACGTTTGTAACGTCTGAGCAGTAGATTTTCAGGTCCCCGGCTACAGCTTGCAACAGTGAGCTCCCCATTCTTTTGTAACGCTACTGATGTCTTAGCTTACAATTGACATTAGCGGTATAGGCTGCGCTGCTAAGGTAGTGTGGGAATAGCCAAATTACACAAAGCCTCTATGGCCATGGATTGTCCGTTGCcgatttgaaaccaaaatacatttcttttttttgcttGTCACCAGTACACGCCAAACCAAAAATTTATCCGTTACAAAAGAGTAAATAGTCGTGTAAACTACCTAAATCCTTATACTTTCATTGGGTTTCCATTGTTTGAATGTGGAACAATAACCCTGAATATAAAGGTTTATACTGTGTGTAAAAAGGAAACACTTAGATATCTCTGTTTAACTAATGAAATCGGATCAGTGATCCCTTTAAGATCAtctgaaaaaaaaaaaaattatgcTTCTCAATTTTGTTCTTAGATAAGATAagacacacacacacaGAATCAAAGTGGCAACTTtaacttcttttccttcagCCTGTAGTCGCTTCACATGGTCCATACCAAATGGCCATAGACGCAACGTCATACCCAACGCTATACTTTGTTATTATTACTTTCCTAAAAGGGAGATAATATGCAAAAACGATGGTACAAAATGCATAATTTTTTGTGTATCACGTGCAGATCAGCTCACGTTATTTCCGTTCCGTAAAGTATTCCCCCTTATGACGTAATAGCATAAAGTGGTCGTGTAGAATCGACTTCAGGTAGTGTAATtgcaaacaaaattatacTCGtaaaatttttgcaacatatCGCAAATACTGATATACGTAGTACAGTACAACTATAAGAAGGTTCAAAAGAAGTGGTGTCTCCTAGTTGCGTATCGGAGTTGGCGTCCATTTGACAGTGTTTGGAAACTCCGATATTGCAGTAAATTAACACGGTGTTTGAGGCGAATATCGTATTGTTTATTTGGGGATGGATGTACCAGCATACATCTTATCTATTGTATCATCATTTGCAAACTAAGATCACCTTCCTGTCCTCATAGATGCAACAGTTTCTGGAGGAGGCTAATTAATAGATTTCAGCTATGTATCGCGTAAAATAAGCTGTTACTACTTCAGCGCCGCTTTTGCCTATTTTCGCGAAGATACACGAACATTACAAAAACTGAAACAAACACAATATCAGAAATATCAAATCGATAGAAGGCAAGTAGTCATCATTCAACACGAGCCCAATAGTATGTCTTCCAACGTCATAACTATAGATTCAGACTCAGACTCAGATGATGACATCGAGATCCTTGAGTTCAGGAAAATAACTCAAGATCTAATAAACAACCCACAGAGTCAAGTCACCAACAACGACAACCACGGTTCCCagtcaacatcaacaaccacaCCCGACCATAAAACTGTCAAGAAACTAGCTGATATTCAATGTCCTATatgttttgataatattAATGTGGCAACTGTGACTTCATGTGGACATGTATTTTGCTTGGAATGCATTGAGATGAGTATCAGTAGTTCTCATGCGCGAGGTCAAGGACGTATGGCTCGTGGGAGAGGATTATGCCCCTTGTGCAGAAAAGTTGTTTCTTTCAAAGATACTATtgtgttgaagttgaagaaatctGATCGTAGGTTTGTCGAAGTGAAGTAGAGATGAAACCCTACAGTAGAATCTACCAAAATCGTGTCGTTATATTAGCCCCTCCCCCCCAAGCACCTCCATTACGTTGGGTTTAGTACATGGTTTTAGTTCTCAAATGGTACTCATAAAGCTTGACATATTTTTCCTTGTCAATGAACTCAATTCCATCGTGTTCCTTGGTCAAATTGGCAAGAATAACATcataaattttgaaaatccaAGTTCGACACACTTCAGGGTTatccaaatattcaatCGCCACTACTCTTTCGAACATATCGCCTAACAATTCATTAGcaatattcaaatcattgcTTGTGATAATGTGATTCATCTTTGCTTGGTTTTCGGTATCATTTAGCGCTTGATGCAACTTATAAGCAAAGGAAAGACTGCTAAACACAATATttgtgttgatgaaatctaCATCATCCATGTTCCATctaaattttgaattgctTTTGGAATAGTGGACCATATATTCCACTGAATAGCGCTTAAGAATGGCATCACCAAACGAATCTAGTCGCTCGCGAAGGTACACCAACTCTGGATATCGAGCAAACCTTGTGGTTCGAGGTGAAAGTAGAGAGACTTGTGTCAATTTGTACAATTCTTGATTATGCAATTTGGGCATTGCTGGTAACTTTATTAGCaatgaattcaacaacGGAGGTCGAAACACCTGTGaaaaaatgttgaaattgattgggGCGGGGAACTGTTGCAAATAAGCATTTACGCTTAGTATGTAtttatcaatcaacaactctGTGGAGAAATTGGTGTTGAGTTTGTGCGCCATTGCCAACTGTTTGAGAAACTTCTTTATAGCATAATCATAATCTTTATCTTCTAAATATACCATAGCAGTAAACACATTCAATGGTTGTAAGCCTAAAATTAATATCGTTGCTGATTCGTctaattgaataaattgcaAACCTTCACatttctttccaaattcaaccCACATCTTATGAGGATTGAAATTATTAATCAATGACCATGTAAGTAGATACTCATAGATCAACAGTTGCCCGATTTGTTCCAATGACACCAAACCTGTTGGGTTGCGAAAATTTAAACATTCTGGCTGTTTAATTGTTATCGAAGGCACCAATGAGTCATGGGCCAATAACAAATGCTGTTTATTAACAGACACTTTTGTATCACTTGACTCTTCGTTACTAAATTGATAACTTCCCACGCCTAATTCAGCCAATTTATTATAATTTATAAATTTAAATCCTCTAAAATTAGGCTTGTCTCGTTTCATCTCTAGTGCCTTTTTACGCCTCTTTATTTCATAAgaatattcatcaattcgATTCTCATATTTTGAAGGTTGGATCAAATCGACCACTTTCTTGTTGGATGTGGTGCCAAATATGTCGTAAAGAAACCTTGACCAATTAACAGGAGTTGTGGATTCGGGGTTCGCATCAAAAGTGGCTACGGGGGTAGGGACTGGAGCCAATGATTTGTTATTGTCGCTTTTGACATCTTTGACTGTAATTTTGGGTGTGATTGTTGCGGTGGTCTCGTTTATGGGAAATGTGTGAAACGATGCCATTTTGGTCTTAACGTTCACACCTGAGTTCAGGTTTGTACAACTTTGATTCATTGGGAATTTTGGAGCATTTTCCACAATCCTAAATGGGAACAAGGCTCTCTTTGGTGCTTCTATTGTAGCATTGCACTTTGAAGACTCCTTCAGGGACCGTTTTTTCCCTCCATTCTTTGGTGACAGCATAGGTTTTGCATTTGTCATTTTCCTCGTAGTTGCGCTATTATCAATTAGTGGACCTTTAGTGTCTGATTTGGCTGACTTTGATGTTACTGTAGCAATTTTGCTTGACAttggtttgattgatgCCAAAAACGAAGGTTTCGATACCACTTTAGCTACATTCATGGCAACTGTTGTCTTCGCCAGAAACTTAATACCGCTCTTAATTGGCCCGGTTTTGGGATTCTTAGGTGTCGGTTTAGGggattttgttgatttagGTTCTTTTGGTGTGTTCTTTAGTTTCACAGCAGCCTTTTTTGCCTTTGATTTCGTCAGAGCTTTTGTATTTCCGTGAGCAGAGCTTGATCCTTTCTTGATTGTTATCTCTTTTGCCTTTATATGCTTGCATATTCTCGGTTTAATCACGGTGTATTTCTTTGATACTGGCGCCTGTACACTTTTGCAACGCACAGCGATGAAGCTGCATTGAGCCAAGAAATGTGATCTATAGCCCACACATACCCCTATAGATTTTCGAAGTAATATCATAAGCTTGGTGGACTGCTATACTGATCGAATTGTATGTGAATTATGCATTGGCTTTGGTAAGTGAAACAGTTTTAATGCCAACATCTGAAACCAAGGTGTGTCAAAAATTATATTTCAGTTCTTACATGgtagttgcaaaaacaacagAGTAAAGCAACGAAGATTTCTCATTATTTCTATTTCATTACAAATATAAACCTTCAAGATtctcttcaactttattcTTCAACACCCTCTCCTTAGCTTGTTTGAAGTCATCGGCCTTAACTTGCATGCGTCTTTCTCTCAATGCTAATAAACCAGCTTCTGTACATATAGCTTTAATGTCAGCACCCGACAAATCATCTTTTCCAGTAACAATCTCGTCCAAATTGACGTCAGCAGCCAAATTCATCTTGGATGTATGGATTGtcaaaatcttcttcttcgtaTTTGAGTCTGGGTTCTCAAAAAGGATCTTTCTATCTATTCTACCTGGTCTAATCAATGCAGGATCAAGACTCTCAATCTTGTTTGTTGCCATAATTACCTTAATATCACCTCTGTCGTCGAACCCATCCAATTGgttcaacaattccaacatTGTTCTTTGAATTTCTCTCTCACCACCTGACGTGGATTCATACCTTTTAGTTCCAATTGCATCAATCTCATCTATAAACACAATCGATGGCGCGTGGTCTGCagcaatttggaaaatctGACGAACCAATCTTGGACCATCACCAAGATacttttgaatcaattcagATCCCACTATCCTCAAAAACGTTGCTGATGTTGAGTTGGCAACAGCCTTGGCTAGCAATGTCTTACCGGTACCTGGTGCACCGTACAATATAACACcttttggtggttttaTACCCATCTCTTCGTATAATTCAGGATGAGTTAATGGCAACTCAACAGACTCCTTAATCTCTTGTATTTGCGACTCCAAACCTCCAATATCGGCATATGACTCTGTTGGTGATTTGTCGAGCTTCATCACTGAAACCATTGGATCTGCGTCATCTTGTAACACCCCTACAACGGCAACAGTTTTGTGATGTAATAAAACGGAACAGCCTGGTTCTAACAACCccttatcaacaaatgacATGATTGGGACATAGTATTCAGAACTGGCGGTACTCGAAACAATTGCATGGTCATCGTCTATAATCTCTTCCAATGTTCCAATTGCCATTGGATACCCtctcaattcatcaatcttttctctttcctCAGCTTGTCTTGCCTCCGTTGGCTGGAAGGCTTCTTGGTTCAACACTAACTCTTcctccaacaacaagtgATCCTTTattctttccaattttaGTAATCTCAATTTACAACGAGTGCTAGGATATACATTAGGTAACTTCACAGCAGTATCTGGAccttttcttctctttttacCAAATCTTGATTCCACTGGTGGCTCGTACTTTggcttttcttttttcttgtcatccttctttttattgAGGTTATTACCTCCTGTCATACCTGATGGTCCTTGTCCCATTTTCTCAGTATCCgctttgttgatgaaagttggtgttgatgtggttgtgatttgaattttgcatttttcaaagaaacCGCTCGCCACCAAAAAGCACAATAAACATCGCTACcaaatgttttcaaaatagtGAAATCGGTGTAATCATCAACATGAGCTATGATAATAGGTTTCGCAAAAGAGGTCTACAGCTACAACAGGGGTAGATTGAAGTTAGGATAGAAATTTGGGATGAAGTGTATTTTGTAGGTTACAATCCTACTTCAGTCTTTTGTTGTGGAGTGTGTGCAggaaaattgatttcactTATCGAGAACGAGTCAGTCTATTTAGAATACACAACCTCAGTGTTGCACATTAGTACAGCCAGGTTTTCAGCAACTACGTCGTTTGTTGTTGGGGCTAGTTTACTATATTACACTAGCCTAGGCTTGACCATTTCAACATATCAATCTATATCTGTATATGCATAAATGTCTAGCTCAAACTTCAAGAACAAGCAGTATCCATCGCTTGTAAGAAAACGTACATCCAGTGCTTATGGAACGAAACCCGTTGACAATATTTACAAGAAAACtgaaaaatcatcaagCACCGCAACTTCGCGTAattttgatccaaatatCGTATCAAACACTCCTAAACTGCAGACCAAACCACGTCAAACTAGTTTAAGTAATTTATTTTATGGTACAACAGGTCATAAGGCTACTACACCTGGAAATCCAACGAGGAAAAGGTTGGACAGCTTGACTTCAAAAACGATCAAGGTCATAGAGCTTGACAAAGCTGAAGATGACAATGGAATGAGGGACAGGCATGAAGCGAATCCAAATGGATCCGGCCACAAACTGTCATCGGGCGACAAAGGCAGTGAGATAATGAATCCCAAGCATCAGCTGCTGCCATATCAAGGTTCCAATGACTCTTCCCGAGATGCCACAGAAGAGATCTCTCATACTACACGCGAAgatgatttcttcaactgtCCAGAATGGCACTATAACAGGAAACCTAATCGTAACTCCACAGAGACCAACTATCAGGAAAAACTTGAAACGTCTTCGAGGATTCGCGAAAGACTAGACAACTTGACCCATCGAACAGACCGATTACTTGAACTGAAAACAACATACGCTTTCCGAGAAAAGGaaccaaaaagaagtttgaTTTCGCCGGACTCGAAATCAAAGGATGCATCCCTGATCAATTCTCACGATTCACCTCTACCAAATGCGAAGAAACCACAGTCTAATCCACATTCAGAGTCTTCATCACCCACACTCATTCCCGACACACTACCTTCGGTCTCACCATCATCAGCACCGTCTATTTCTCTGGAGCCAGAATTCGCAGGGGTGGAAGATTGTGATGGAAACAAATTAAATGTGAAAGAATGCGACTTGAGAATGTTTCCCAAAGTACGGCATGTCTTAAAGTCCTTCCACTACCATGGccaaaaagtcaaaaagaGGAACCATCGACGAATATACGAGATAGCTGTTTCACTGGATGGGACGTATATCTACATTGGGTGGCGACATCCATCACTTGGCCTAGTGCCAGTCAACGGATTTGTCATAAACATTGATTCccaattgagaaatttctCGTTCGCAAATGAATCTTTCATAATACAGTTGACACAAGGTCAGAGGTTTATTATAGCATCACATTATGGAAGAGACGATGATATCCGAAAGTACTTTACAAAACATCCCAACCTGAAAGTGAAAGTTGGGGTGACCTTGACTGAAATTGCGGAAAAGCGAATAATGGAGAGAGCTACTGACAGATTAAACAGAGCAGTAGCTGATCCATTGGCCAGAGCCGTTTTTAAACAGCCGCGAAGAAGTTCACCCAGAATTTCGAAACTGACATATGACTATGACGGTGTAGAATATGTGGGAAGTTATTCCAGTGATAATGAAGggattgatttttttgacGACTCAGACtacaataaatttgaaCTGATTCCAGATTTCAAACCAGAATTGAGATACAAATTTATTGATGGAACAGAAATTACTGTTAATGAAAGTGACTTTAAGACTTTACATCGTAATTACTGGGTTAATGACAtaatcattgattttggaataAAATATATTATAGAAGAAGGAGTGAAAAAAGGGTTGGTAGATGCCTCTGAAATACACTCGTTCAACTCG encodes the following:
- a CDS encoding Rpt2 ATPase of the 19S regulatory particle of the 26S proteasome is translated as MGQGPSGMTGGNNLNKKKDDKKKEKPKYEPPVESRFGKKRRKGPDTAVKLPNVYPSTRCKLRLLKLERIKDHLLLEEELVLNQEAFQPTEARQAEEREKIDELRGYPMAIGTLEEIIDDDHAIVSSTASSEYYVPIMSFVDKGLLEPGCSVLLHHKTVAVVGVLQDDADPMVSVMKLDKSPTESYADIGGLESQIQEIKESVELPLTHPELYEEMGIKPPKGVILYGAPGTGKTLLAKAVANSTSATFLRIVGSELIQKYLGDGPRLVRQIFQIAADHAPSIVFIDEIDAIGTKRYESTSGGEREIQRTMLELLNQLDGFDDRGDIKVIMATNKIESLDPALIRPGRIDRKILFENPDSNTKKKILTIHTSKMNLAADVNLDEIVTGKDDLSGADIKAICTEAGLLALRERRMQVKADDFKQAKERVLKNKVEENLEGLYL